From Leifsonia sp. fls2-241-R2A-40a, one genomic window encodes:
- a CDS encoding DNA methyltransferase — MAKSLSLNEIRSRAAKLSRDWADEPGDERQQAQSFVRDLLAVYGITETRAAYYERRVKRASTGSRGYIDALIPGLALIEMKSAGKDLAAAEQQALDYIHDLPDPEIPRWVLTSDFRRFRLIDLHDARETAAVEFSLADLRDHAEKLAFFAGYGERSFGSKEQEAASIKAAKLMAGLYDGLEGSGYSDHEASVFLVRTLFALYADDAGLWEKDLFLEFLETRTAEDGSDLGPELSLLYQVLGREPSRRQSNLDELIARFPYVNGGVFEEPLSIPSFDQAMRTRLIEAALFNWSAISPAIFGSLFQAVKDKVARRELGEHYTTETNILKVIGPMFLDELRQRFVDGYHDARALSKLRADMGLMRFLDPACGCGNFLVVAYREMRALDLEVLLRLQQLSGETARTMFFTEEHLSVRLSSFHGIELEEWPAQIAATALHLVEHQANRAMESALGAAPDTLPLDKIQTIHVGNALRMDWTTVTDITDHLYVMGNPPFIGMSRMTADQQADNRLTFAAVDSSGLRAGRLDYVACWYAKAMASLRGVTGARVAFVSTNSITQGEQARTMVPLLERNGFTVDFGHRTFRWTSEAPGAASVHCVVVGFSASARPGRKPRLFTYNHIGGQPIERPVQRLNFYLADGASIVPAKLNRPATIGMPNAHKGSQPTDGGHLIVTEEQLPQVLADEKARRYLRQFVQGQDMLQGRPLRSCLWMKYAEPADIRASPILRERLAGVRSAREESPTSSVRDYANKPGLFTQDRQPDKAYFALPEVSSENRTWIPGRFYTPDVIAGNKLIIFPGAFKWQAGLLQSSMFMAWVTTFAGRLKSDISISPGLAYFPVPWPTPDEATMTKLSHATDAVFDARAVYRDASLADLYDPNAMPANLLEAHQHLDEVVDRAFGARRRFTDTAERLSFLIDAYTRREAGEQLVPVSRRRG, encoded by the coding sequence GTGGCCAAGTCGCTATCGCTGAATGAGATCCGGTCCCGCGCGGCGAAGCTGAGCCGAGACTGGGCTGATGAGCCGGGTGATGAGAGGCAGCAGGCACAGTCGTTTGTGCGCGATCTGCTCGCCGTTTACGGCATCACGGAAACCCGTGCGGCGTACTACGAGCGGCGGGTGAAGCGGGCTTCAACGGGCTCGCGCGGCTATATCGACGCACTCATCCCAGGCCTCGCTCTGATCGAAATGAAGTCTGCAGGGAAGGACCTGGCCGCCGCCGAGCAGCAGGCGCTGGACTATATCCACGACCTGCCCGATCCTGAGATTCCACGATGGGTGCTGACCAGTGACTTCCGCCGGTTCAGGCTGATTGACCTGCATGACGCCCGTGAGACGGCCGCGGTCGAGTTCTCCTTGGCTGATCTGCGCGATCATGCCGAGAAGCTGGCCTTCTTCGCTGGATATGGGGAGCGCTCGTTCGGCTCGAAGGAGCAAGAGGCCGCGTCCATCAAGGCGGCCAAGCTCATGGCTGGCCTGTATGACGGGCTGGAGGGGTCGGGATACTCGGACCATGAGGCCAGTGTGTTTCTCGTCCGTACGCTGTTCGCGCTTTACGCCGACGACGCCGGTCTCTGGGAGAAGGACCTGTTCCTCGAGTTTCTTGAGACGCGTACAGCCGAAGACGGTTCAGACCTCGGCCCTGAGCTATCGCTGCTCTACCAAGTGCTGGGACGGGAACCCTCCCGACGTCAGTCCAACCTAGATGAGCTCATCGCCCGCTTCCCATACGTGAACGGTGGAGTCTTCGAAGAGCCGCTGTCGATCCCGTCCTTTGACCAGGCCATGCGCACACGCCTCATCGAAGCGGCGCTGTTCAACTGGTCAGCGATCAGCCCAGCGATCTTCGGCAGCCTCTTCCAGGCCGTCAAGGACAAAGTCGCGCGCAGAGAGCTCGGCGAGCACTACACAACCGAGACGAACATCCTCAAAGTCATCGGCCCCATGTTCCTCGACGAACTACGGCAGCGATTCGTGGACGGGTACCACGACGCACGCGCTCTCTCGAAGCTCCGTGCTGACATGGGTTTGATGCGCTTTCTCGATCCCGCATGTGGGTGCGGCAACTTCCTGGTGGTCGCCTATCGGGAGATGCGGGCCCTCGATCTTGAGGTTCTCCTGCGGCTGCAGCAGCTGTCCGGCGAGACCGCACGGACGATGTTCTTTACGGAAGAACACCTGTCGGTGCGGTTGTCGAGCTTCCACGGCATCGAGTTGGAGGAATGGCCGGCACAGATCGCTGCAACCGCTTTGCATCTGGTGGAGCACCAGGCCAATCGGGCGATGGAGTCGGCTCTCGGGGCCGCGCCGGACACTCTTCCGCTGGACAAGATCCAAACGATTCACGTCGGCAACGCACTGCGCATGGACTGGACGACTGTGACGGACATCACGGATCACCTCTACGTCATGGGCAACCCGCCGTTCATCGGGATGAGCAGGATGACCGCCGATCAGCAGGCGGACAACCGTCTAACGTTCGCGGCCGTTGACTCGTCGGGGCTTCGCGCCGGCCGCCTCGACTATGTCGCCTGCTGGTACGCGAAGGCAATGGCGAGCCTCCGCGGTGTCACCGGCGCGAGGGTGGCGTTTGTGTCCACCAACTCGATCACGCAGGGCGAGCAGGCGCGCACAATGGTGCCGCTCCTCGAACGTAACGGCTTCACCGTCGACTTCGGGCACCGGACCTTCCGATGGACGTCGGAAGCTCCCGGCGCGGCCTCGGTCCACTGTGTCGTCGTCGGCTTCTCGGCCAGCGCCCGCCCGGGACGAAAGCCACGCCTCTTCACCTACAACCACATCGGAGGCCAACCGATCGAGCGACCGGTGCAACGACTGAACTTCTATCTCGCAGACGGTGCGAGCATCGTTCCCGCCAAGCTCAACAGGCCTGCCACAATCGGGATGCCGAACGCGCACAAGGGCAGCCAGCCCACCGACGGCGGCCACCTGATCGTCACCGAGGAGCAGCTGCCCCAAGTGCTGGCCGACGAGAAAGCGCGGCGGTACCTGCGACAGTTTGTGCAGGGTCAAGACATGCTGCAGGGGCGCCCTTTACGCTCGTGCTTGTGGATGAAGTACGCCGAGCCCGCTGACATCCGCGCTTCGCCCATCCTGCGGGAACGTCTCGCTGGTGTGCGTTCAGCCCGTGAAGAATCTCCAACCTCCTCCGTGCGTGACTACGCCAACAAGCCAGGACTATTCACGCAGGACCGCCAGCCGGACAAGGCGTACTTCGCACTGCCGGAAGTGTCATCCGAGAACCGCACTTGGATACCGGGACGCTTTTACACGCCCGACGTAATCGCGGGAAACAAGCTCATCATCTTTCCCGGAGCCTTCAAGTGGCAGGCCGGGCTGCTCCAATCGTCCATGTTCATGGCGTGGGTTACAACCTTCGCCGGCCGGCTGAAGTCTGACATCTCGATCTCGCCGGGGCTGGCGTACTTCCCGGTCCCTTGGCCGACCCCTGATGAAGCCACCATGACCAAGCTCTCGCACGCCACAGATGCCGTCTTCGACGCTCGCGCTGTCTACCGAGACGCCAGCCTGGCAGACCTCTACGATCCCAACGCCATGCCGGCGAATCTGCTTGAGGCGCACCAGCACCTTGACGAGGTGGTAGACCGGGCCTTCGGGGCGCGACGACGCTTCACCGATACCGCCGAACGTCTCAGTTTCCTGATAGACGCGTACACGCGGCGCGAAGCCGGCGAGCAGCTGGTCCCGGTGAGTCGACGTCGCGGCTGA
- a CDS encoding RES domain-containing protein: MSGPPSRRSDLVQGPPDPDLDLKGFPTDALTPEAVIYRAHAAGYGPWWYDNTPGDSGGRFNLTDADQGTCYVADTPEAALRERFGKTLARLRWIDAETASRAELSLLTVSRERTAGNVSTPEAAGYGITSELTDAVPYDISQEWAALFDGEGFDGIHYTARFSAGGAANAWALFGPYGEHPEGEDPATVPGIEACRSVGIEVREPAPHPDDVTIIRPDPLPDPATDT; this comes from the coding sequence GTGAGCGGGCCGCCATCGAGACGGTCCGACCTGGTTCAGGGACCACCAGACCCAGACCTCGATCTGAAGGGGTTCCCGACCGACGCGCTGACACCGGAGGCGGTGATCTACCGGGCGCACGCCGCCGGGTACGGGCCGTGGTGGTACGACAACACCCCCGGGGACAGCGGCGGCCGGTTCAACCTGACCGACGCGGACCAAGGCACCTGCTACGTCGCGGACACCCCGGAGGCTGCGCTGCGGGAGCGGTTCGGGAAGACGCTCGCCCGGCTCCGCTGGATCGACGCGGAAACCGCCTCACGTGCGGAGCTGTCCCTTCTCACCGTCAGCAGGGAGCGGACCGCCGGGAACGTGAGCACCCCGGAGGCGGCCGGCTACGGAATCACCTCCGAGTTGACCGATGCGGTCCCGTACGACATCAGCCAGGAGTGGGCGGCGCTGTTCGACGGCGAAGGCTTCGACGGGATCCACTACACCGCCCGGTTCTCCGCCGGCGGTGCCGCCAACGCATGGGCGCTGTTCGGCCCGTACGGGGAGCACCCGGAGGGCGAGGACCCGGCGACCGTACCGGGCATCGAGGCATGCCGGAGCGTCGGGATCGAAGTGCGCGAGCCGGCGCCGCATCCAGACGATGTCACGATAATCCGACCCGACCCGCTCCCCGACCCCGCCACCGACACGTAA